One region of Macadamia integrifolia cultivar HAES 741 chromosome 11, SCU_Mint_v3, whole genome shotgun sequence genomic DNA includes:
- the LOC122093407 gene encoding protein DETOXIFICATION 41-like, with product MGANGYYEPLLVGHGRPGLANLSSDAVEELLTQESVPYRWWPRLVAWESRLLWVLSWASIVVSIFNFMLSLVTQMAAGHLGALELAGASVTNVGIQGLAYGIMLGMASAVQTVCGQAYGAKKYSSLGIICQKAIILHLGAAFLLSFVYWYSGDILRGIGQSDSIAAQGQIFARGLLPQLYAFALNCPMQRFLQAQNIVNPLAYIAVGVFLFHILLTWVVVYVMNYGLIGAALALSFSWWLLVIMTGLYILISPSCKETWTGFSKQAFKGLWSYLKLTLSSAVMLCLEIWYNQGLALISGLLPNPTVALDSISICLNYWTWDMMFMLGLSAAASVRVGNELGGAHPKVAKFSVLVVNTTSIIISSIFTALVLICSNLLSKAFTTDAAVVAAVSELTPLLAISIFLNGIQPILSGVAIGSGWQALVAYVNLGTYYIIGLPVGCLLGFKTSLEVAGIWWGMILGVFLQTVTLIFLTVRTNWNKEVDKAAERLKKSDDEHALDLVNSIA from the exons ATGGGAGCCAATGGCTACTATGAACCATTGTTGGTCGGACATGGCCGGCCTGGGTTGGCTAATTTGTCATCTGATGCAGTAGAAGAGCTATTGACACAAGAGTCTGTGCCTTACAGATGGTGGCCTCGTCTGGTTGCTTGGGAGTCTAGACTCTTATGGGTTCTTTCCTGGGCATCTAtagttgtttctattttcaatttcaTGCTCAGTTTGGTTACTCAGATGGCTGCTGGTCATCTTGGAGCTTTGGAGTTGGCTGGTGCTTCTGTAACCAATGTGGGAATACAAGGTCTTGCTTATGGGATCATG TTGGGAATGGCTAGTGCAGTGCAAACTGTGTGTGGGCAGGCTTATGGAGCAAAGAAGTATTCATCCCTTGGTATCATTTGCCAGAAAGCCATAATCCTGCACCTAGGAGCAGCTTTCCTCCTCTCTTTCGTCTATTGGTACTCCGGCGATATCCTTCGGGGAATCGGGCAATCAGATAGCATAGCGGCGCAAGGCCAAATTTTCGCGCGAGGATTGCTTCCTCAACTCTATGCATTTGCACTGAACTGCCCTATGCAGAGGTTCCTGCAAGCTCAAAACATAGTAAACCCCTTGGCTTATATTGCTGTTGGGGTCTTCCTCTTCCATATATTACTCACATGGGTGGTTGTGTATGTTATGAACTATGGGCTTATAGGGGCAGCTCTTGCTTTGAGTTTCTCTTGGTGGCTCTTGGTCATTATGACTGGGCTTTATATACTCATAAGCCCATCTTGTAAGGAAACTTGGACAGGGTTTTCTAAACAGGCTTTTAAGGGGCTTTGGTCTTATTTGAAGCTAACACTTTCATCAGCTGTTATGCTATG CTTGGAGATATGGTACAACCAGGGTCTCGCGCTTATATCAGGTCTTCTCCCCAATCCAACAGTTGCACTTGATTCCATCTCTATTTG CTTGAATTACTGGACATGGGACATGATGTTTATGTTGGGCCTCAGTGCAGCAGCCAG TGTTCGAGTGGGTAATGAGCTCGGCGGCGCTCATCCGAAGGTTGCGAAGTTCTCAGTGCTTGTCGTTAACACTACGAGCATCATCATCAGTTCGATTTTCACTGCATTGGTTTTGATATGCAGTAACTTATTAAGCAAAGCTTTTACCACTGACGCTGCCGTTGTTGCCGCAGTTTCGGAATTAACTCCATTACTTGCTATCTCAATATTCCTTAATGGCATTCAACCTATACTCTCAG GAGTGGCGATTGGGAGTGGATGGCAAGCTTTAGTAGCTTATGTCAATTTAGGCACTTACTACATTATTGGTCTTCCTGTTGGATGTCTTCTTGGCTTCAAAACAAGTTTAGAAGTAGCT GGGATCTGGTGGGGAATGATACTTGGGGTTTTTCTACAGACAGTAACCCTAATTTTCTTAACAGTCAGAACAAACTGGAATAAGGAG gttGATAAAGCGGCTGAGCGCTTGAAGAAATCTGATGATGAACATGCTCTTGATTTGGTCAACAGCATAGCATGA